A DNA window from Helianthus annuus cultivar XRQ/B chromosome 15, HanXRQr2.0-SUNRISE, whole genome shotgun sequence contains the following coding sequences:
- the LOC110911956 gene encoding protein ETHYLENE INSENSITIVE 3: MGFFEEMGFYGNLDFLSAPNCEGERAPETEQDAPVEEDYSDEEMDVDELERRMWRDRMLLRRLKDQNKGKEVDNTKQRQSQEQARRKKMSRAQDGILKYMLKMMEVCKAQGFVYGIIPENGKPVTGASDNLRAWWKEKVRFDRNGPAAISKYQADNSIPGKNEDNCTQVSTPHTLQELQDTTLGSLLSALMQHCDPPQRRFPLEKGVPPPWWPTGGEEWWGQLGLPKEQGTPPYKKPHDLKKAWKVGVLTAVIKHMSPDIAKIRKLVRQSKCLQDKMTAKESATWLAIINQEEALSRKLYPDSCPPVSSGNASYLVTDASDYDVDGIEDDQTVEVEECKPQPVDVNNRYNLGLVGSQQAHVKGEVVEIASPDSFGQKRKQSSDDQQPPKIYTCEYSQCPYSDTRVGFTDRYSRNNHQMNCLYHPSNNNPSRSGTMSFQMKEPMFTIQQFGQPKMTTGQPLGLPGDGQRAISDLMSFYDTNHQTTNGNLNSGTLDVNFDHQKQKFPIQLDDDFFGHGVESNIASNQSTFMPTGFQLDNKATYSPAFDANNNLDFRFVSQSPFNLAGVDFSGESNPTPDVSMWYL, from the coding sequence ATGGGGTTCTTTGAAGAAATGGGATTCTATGGAAATCTCGATTTTCTTTCGGCCCCAAATTGCGAGGGAGAACGGGCACCCGAAACCGAACAAGACGCACCCGTTGAGGAAGATTACAGCGATGAAGAAATGGACGTTGATGAGCTGGAAAGGAGGATGTGGCGAGACCGAATGCTTTTAAGGCGGCTTAAAGATCAAAACAAAGGTAAAGAAGTCGATAACACAAAGCAACGTCAGTCACAAGAACAAGCCAGACGAAAGAAAATGTCTCGAGCCCAAGACGGGATCTTGAAATACATGCTCAAAATGATGGAAGTTTGTAAGGCTCAGGGGTTTGTTTACGGAATTATTCCGGAAAACGGGAAGCCCGTTACTGGAGCCTCGGATAATCTCCGGGCCTGGTGGAAGGAAAAAGTCCGGTTCGATCGAAACGGGCCTGCTGCTATTTCTAAATACCAAGCGGACAATTCGATTCCGGGAAAAAACGAGGATAATTGCACCCAGGTTTCCACCCCGCACACGTTACAAGAACTTCAAGACACCACTCTCGGTTCGCTTTTGTCGGCTTTAATGCAACATTGTGACCCGCCACAACGGCGGTTCCCGTTGGAAAAGGGTGTTCCGCCGCCATGGTGGCCCACCGGAGGTGAGGAATGGTGGGGCCAGCTTGGGTTACCGAAAGAACAAGGGACTCCACCGTATAAGAAACCTCATGATCTGAAAAAGGCGTGGAAAGTCGGTGTTTTAACGGCTGTGATCAAACATATGTCGCCGGATATCGCGAAAATTCGTAAGCTTGTTAGGCAATCTAAATGCTTACAAGACAAAATGACGGCTAAAGAAAGTGCCACGTGGCTTGCTATTATTAACCAAGAAGAGGCCTTATCACGTAAGTTGTATCCGGACAGCTGTCCACCTGTATCAAGTGGGAACGCGTCGTATCTTGTTACCGACGCCAGTGATTATGATGTGGATGGTATAGAAGATGACCAGACCGTTGAAGTAGAAGAGTGCAAGCCGCAACCCGTTGACGTCAATAATCGTTATAATCTCGGGCTCGTCGGGTCTCAACAGGCTCACGTCAAGGGTGAGGTGGTTGAAATCGCGAGCCCGGATAGTTTCGGTCAGAAGAGGAAGCAATCATCGGATGACCAGCAGCCACCAAAGATATACACGTGCGAGTATTCTCAATGCCCTTATAGCGACACTCGTGTAGGTTTTACCGACAGATATTCAAGAAACAATCACCAGATGAATTGTCTGTATCACCCTTCGAATAATAATCCTTCGCGTAGTGGAACCATGAGCTTCCAAATGAAAGAACCAATGTTCACTATACAACAATTTGGTCAACCAAAGATGACCACCGGTCAACCACTTGGACTTCCGGGAGATGGTCAAAGGGCGATTTCCGACCTGATGTCGTTTTACGATACAAATCATCAAACCACAAACGGAAATCTCAACTCGGGTACACTCGATGTTAACTTCGACCACCAGAAGCAAAAGTTTCCCATCCAACTCGATGACGACTTTTTTGGACATGGTGTCGAGTCAAACATAGCTTCGAATCAGTCAACGTTTATGCCGACAGGATTTCAGCTTGACAACAAAGCAACATACAGCCCTGCTTTTGATGCAAACAATAATTTGGATTTCAGATTTGTTTCACAGTCTCCGTTTAATCTTGCGGGAGTTGACTTTTCTGGCGAGTCAAACCCGACCCCAGACGTGTCAATGTGGTACCTTTAA
- the LOC110911957 gene encoding chaperonin 60 subunit alpha 2, chloroplastic has protein sequence MSSFLLSSPPIFIRPATSSIHQVCGEQRFCGVVCRRNLSLTKKLVVKAGAKRVCFDKECRESLVAGIDKLADAVSVTLGPKGRNVVLSESGSLKVINDGVTIAKAIELSDSVENAGAVLIQEVATKTNDLAGDGTTTAIVLSREMIKSGLLAVSFGANPIALKKGMERTVKELIKVLKRKAVPVSKRDDIKAIASISAGNDEFVGNLIAEAIDKIGHDGIISIESSSSSETSVLVEEGMKIDKGYMSPHFVTNDNNLCVEFENAKVLITDQKISSVKEIVPLLEKCTQLSVPLLIFAEDISISVLETLIVNKNQGTLKVAVVKCPGVGDRKKALLQDIALMTGADFLSGDLGLSLESATSDQLGIARKVTITSSSTTIVADPIMKGEIQARISQIKKDLSESDNSYLSRKLSERIAKLSGGVAIIRVGAHTEMELEDRKLRIEDAKNATYAAMDEGIVPGGGASYVHLLEEISAIKKSLEDPDEESGADIIASALQAPARLIAVNAGVDGEVVVEKIKTLDWEFGYNAMTNIYEDLITAGIIDPCRVSRCALQNAVSIAGIILTTQAVLVEKIKQPKPPVPLLPGIHP, from the exons ATGTCATCTTTCCTCTTATCTTCTCCACCAATCTTCATCCGTCCTGCAACTTCTTCAATACAC CAAGTGTGTGGAGAACAAAGATTTTGTGGGGTGGTATGCAGAAGGAATCTTAGTTTGACCAAGAAATTAGTGGTCAAAGCAGGGGCAAAGAGGGTTTGTTTTGATAAAGAATGCAGGGAGAGTTTAGTTGCTGGAATTGATAAGCTTGCTGATGCTGTTTCTGTTACTTTAGGACCCAAAG GCCGAAATGTTGTTCTTTCTGAATCTGGATCGCTTAAGGTTATTAACGACGGTGTGACGATTGCTAAAGCTATAGAGCTTTCTGATTCAGTAGAAAATGCAGGGGCAGTGTTAATTCAAGAG GTTGCAACGAAGACAAATGATCTTGCTGGTGATGGGACTACCACTGCAATTGTTCTTTCAAGAGAAATGATCAAATCTGGATTATTGGCAGTATCGTTTGGAGCGAATCCTATTGCGTTAAAGAAAGGAATGGAGAGGACTGTAAAAGAATTGATTAAAGTTTTGAAGCGGAAAGCGGTTCCTGTCAGTAAAAGGGATGATATAAAAG CTATAGCTTCCATCTCTGCTGGAAATGATGAATTTGTTGGAAACTTAATTGCTGAAGCCATAGATAAGATCGGTCATGATGGAATAATTTCTATTGAATCTTCATCATCAAGTGAAACTTCCGTTCTTGTTGAAGAAGGAATGAAG ATTGACAAAGGATACATGTCTCCTCATTTCGTCACCAACGACAATAATTTGTGTGTGGAGTTTGAAAACGCTAAAGTCTTGATAACTGATCAAAAGATATCAAGCGTCAAGGAAATTGTTCCTTTGCTAGAAAAGTGTACTCAGTTAAGCGTCCCGTTGCTCATCTTTGCTGAAGATATATCAATATCCGTGCTGGAAACGCTAATCGTTAACAAAAATCAAGGTACACTTAAGGTTGCTGTTGTTAAATGCCCTGGGGTTGGAGACCGAAAGAAAGCTTTACTGCAAGATATCGCCCTCATGACAG GTGCGGATTTTTTGTCGGGGGATTTGGGTCTGTCGCTTGAAAGTGCGACCTCTGATCAGCTTGGAATTGCACGTAAGGTGACGATAACAAGTAGTTCTACAACGATCGTTGCTGATCCAATCATGAAAGGTGAGATCCAAGCAAGGATATCACAGATAAAGAAGGATCTTTCAGAGTCAGATAATTCATATCTTTCAAGAAAACTTAGTGAACGAATCGCAAAACTATCTGGTGGTGTTGCCATTATTAGG GTTGGAGCGCATACTGAGATGGAATTAGAAGACAGAAAGCTACGAATCGAGGATGCGAAAAACGCCACGTATGCAGCTATGGATGAAGGTATCGTGCCAGGTGGCGGAGCCTCGTATGTTCATCTTTTGGAGGAAATCTCTGCCATCAAAAAGTCGTTGGAAGATCCAGATGAGGAAAGTGGGGCTGACATCATAGCATCG GCACTGCAAGCTCCTGCAAGATTGATAGCAGTGAATGCAGGGGTGGATGGGGAGGTAGTTGTTGAGAAGATCAAAACACTTGATTGGGAATTCGGTTACAATGCAATGACCAACATCTACGAGGATCTCATTACAGCCGGGATAATCGATCCTTGTCGGGTTTCAAGGTGTGCCCTCCAAAATGCTGTATCAATTGCTGGGATAATCCTCACCACTCAAGCTGTATTGGTAGAGAAAATAAAACAGCCTAAACCACCTGTACCACTTCTCCCTGGAATACATCCTTGA